In Streptomyces venezuelae, the sequence CGAGCACCAGGAAGGTGCCGGTGCCGGGCCCGATGAGGCCGTCGTAGAAGCCGATGCCCAGGCCCGCGAGCCCGATGGCGAGGAGCACCCGCCGCCTGCTGACGGGCGCGGTCGAGGGGGCGGTGCCGAAACCCGGCTTGAAGATCACGACGCCCGCGACGATCACGAGCACCACCATGATCAGCGGACGGAGGGCGTCCTTGCTGATGCCGCCCGCGAGCGCGGCACCGCCCATCGAGCCGGCGAGCGCGGCCAGGCCGATGCGGACGGCCAGCTTCACGTCGACCGGGGCCTTGCGGACGTAGGTCACGGCCGCACCGGCGGTGCCGACGATGGCCACGGCCTTGTTGGTCCCGAGGACGGTTGCGGGGTGGGCGTTCGGCAGACCGAGGAGGAGCGCGGGCAGGAGCAGCAGGCCGCCGCCGCCCACCACCGCGTCGATCCAGCCGGCCGCGGCCGCGGCCACGCACAGGACGATGATCATCGTCGTTGATATGTCAGGCACGGCTCGACCCTATGGAGCAGTTGGGTGCAGCGACCATCAATCTCCGGAAAGTTGTGCAAAGGTTGAGGTTCGGCCCGCCGGCACGCGGTCGGGGGCCACCGGAGCCGCCGGGTCCACGGCCGCCGTCAGCACGGTCGCGGCCAGCACGCTGGCCGCTCCCAGCCCCGCCGCCAGCCGCCGCGCGGGCGGTACGGAGGTCAGCGCGGCGAGCGCGGCCCGTACCGGCGAGGGGCGGCGCGGCTTGCGGTGCCGGGCCACGGCAGCGGCGGGACCGGTGGTGCCGACGGGTACGGAGAGGGCGATGTGCAGCGGGTGACGCATGGGGCGGTGACTCCTCGGAGAACACGGGGGACAGGGACAGCACGGGCAGCGCGGACAGCACGGACAGCACGGGCAGCACGGGCAGCACGGACAGCGCGGCCGGTGCGCGCAGTGGGCACGCCGCTCAGAAGCTGAAGCACTCCGAATGGATGCGCCCGGCCGGCACCCCGGCCCGCAACAGCGCGGTTCTGGTCGCCTCGGCCATCCCCGGCGGCCCGCACAGGTACACGTCGTGCTCGG encodes:
- a CDS encoding sulfite exporter TauE/SafE family protein, with translation MPDISTTMIIVLCVAAAAAGWIDAVVGGGGLLLLPALLLGLPNAHPATVLGTNKAVAIVGTAGAAVTYVRKAPVDVKLAVRIGLAALAGSMGGAALAGGISKDALRPLIMVVLVIVAGVVIFKPGFGTAPSTAPVSRRRVLLAIGLAGLGIGFYDGLIGPGTGTFLVLALTALLHLDLVTASATAKIVNCCTNAGALVMFAYQGMVLWQLAALMAVFNLAGGMVGARMALKKGSGFVRGVLLTVVGALVVKLGLEQWG